From Saccharothrix espanaensis DSM 44229, the proteins below share one genomic window:
- a CDS encoding glycosyltransferase family 2 protein: MARTTVVVATRDRVGELARTLGFLRELDVPVVVVDNGSTDGTVARVRREFPEVRLIPLERNVGASARNVGVRAAGTPYVAFSDDDSWWAPGALRRSEELFDAHPGLGLIAARVVVEPGGELDPVCRVMAASPLGVEPDLPGPSVLGFVCCGSVVRRDAFLEVGGFSPVLFFIGEERLLSWDLAVAGYACCYVDDVVAHHQPSLVRGPAAARRRAELRNDLLTTWLRRPWRRALAGTVALLGRGVGDPDARGALGSALLRLPVVARQRRVLPPDVERRVLAVG, from the coding sequence ATGGCCCGGACAACGGTGGTGGTCGCGACGCGCGATCGAGTGGGTGAGTTGGCGCGCACGCTGGGCTTCCTGCGCGAGCTGGACGTGCCGGTGGTCGTGGTGGACAACGGCTCGACCGACGGCACGGTGGCGAGGGTGCGCCGCGAGTTCCCCGAGGTGCGGTTGATCCCGCTGGAGCGCAACGTCGGGGCTTCGGCCCGCAACGTCGGGGTCCGCGCCGCCGGCACGCCGTACGTGGCGTTCAGCGACGACGACTCGTGGTGGGCGCCCGGTGCGTTGCGCAGGAGCGAGGAACTGTTCGACGCCCACCCCGGGCTGGGCCTGATCGCGGCCCGCGTGGTGGTCGAGCCCGGCGGCGAGCTGGACCCGGTGTGCCGGGTGATGGCGGCCTCGCCGCTGGGGGTCGAGCCGGACCTGCCCGGCCCGTCCGTGCTGGGGTTCGTGTGCTGCGGGTCGGTGGTGCGGCGGGACGCGTTCCTGGAGGTGGGCGGGTTCAGCCCGGTGCTGTTCTTCATCGGCGAGGAACGGCTGCTGTCCTGGGACCTGGCGGTGGCCGGGTACGCCTGCTGCTACGTCGACGACGTCGTGGCCCACCACCAGCCGTCCCTGGTACGGGGGCCGGCCGCCGCCCGGCGACGGGCGGAACTGCGCAACGACCTGCTGACCACCTGGCTGCGCAGGCCGTGGCGCAGGGCGCTCGCGGGCACGGTCGCGCTCCTCGGGCGCGGAGTCGGCGACCCGGACGCGCGCGGCGCGCTCGGCTCGGCTCTGCTGCGCCTGCCGGTGGTGGCCCGGCAGCGGCGGGTGCTGCCCCCGGACGTGGAGCGGCGCGTGCTGGCCGTGGGATGA
- a CDS encoding extracellular solute-binding protein → MRLPAWVAVLLLAGCGGLGPSPADAPNALVTMGFGLPDEHATARVEVYRRAHPDTALRITEGAFDEQQFLSSVAAGDPPDVVYADRRKLGGYAARGAVLDLSDCLRRHGVDLGRFREAAVRQVSPGGRPHGLPDFSSVRVLILGNAVLRAAGVDPASVSTTEWAGLPRLARLADVRGPALLRIGFDPKVPEFLPLWAKANGAELVTTPLDDPKVVEAVRMTAQLVAAQGGWASFKAFRDTFDLFGAGNPYAAGQLAVMPMDSWYVTTLASVSPDADVTVTPFTDRAGRPLTDSGGQAWAIPKGARHPDSACDFIVTMTATDTWVTAATARRDALARAGKPYGGTFTANREADERIFREVWRPGGNRILDQAVPVLLSLQDKAFALPVSAAASDLVRAWEGGVNRVLSGAQGPEEAMAQAQREAAGALRRVAG, encoded by the coding sequence ATGCGCTTGCCGGCTTGGGTCGCCGTGCTGCTGCTCGCGGGCTGTGGGGGCCTCGGCCCGTCACCCGCCGACGCCCCGAACGCCCTGGTGACCATGGGTTTCGGGTTGCCCGACGAGCACGCGACCGCACGCGTCGAGGTCTACCGGCGCGCCCACCCCGACACCGCGCTGCGCATCACCGAGGGCGCGTTCGACGAGCAGCAGTTCCTGTCCTCGGTGGCGGCGGGCGACCCGCCGGACGTGGTGTACGCGGACCGGCGCAAGCTCGGCGGCTACGCGGCCCGGGGCGCGGTGCTCGACCTCTCGGACTGCCTGCGCCGCCACGGCGTCGACCTCGGGCGGTTCCGGGAGGCGGCGGTGCGGCAGGTCTCCCCCGGCGGCAGACCGCACGGCCTGCCGGACTTCTCCTCGGTGCGCGTGCTGATCCTGGGCAACGCCGTGCTGCGCGCGGCCGGGGTGGACCCGGCGTCGGTGTCCACCACCGAGTGGGCCGGGCTGCCCCGGCTGGCCCGGCTCGCCGACGTGCGGGGCCCGGCGCTGCTCCGGATCGGGTTCGACCCGAAGGTGCCGGAGTTCCTGCCGCTGTGGGCCAAGGCGAACGGGGCGGAGCTGGTGACCACGCCGTTGGACGACCCGAAGGTGGTCGAAGCGGTGCGGATGACCGCGCAACTGGTCGCAGCGCAGGGCGGGTGGGCCTCGTTCAAGGCGTTCCGCGACACGTTCGACCTGTTCGGCGCGGGCAACCCGTACGCGGCCGGTCAGCTCGCCGTGATGCCGATGGACTCCTGGTACGTCACCACCCTCGCCTCGGTCAGCCCGGACGCGGACGTCACCGTCACGCCGTTCACCGACCGCGCCGGCCGGCCGCTGACCGATTCCGGCGGGCAGGCGTGGGCGATCCCAAAAGGCGCGCGGCATCCCGACTCGGCGTGCGACTTCATCGTCACGATGACCGCCACCGACACCTGGGTCACCGCCGCGACCGCGCGCCGCGACGCGCTGGCCCGAGCGGGAAAGCCTTACGGGGGCACGTTCACCGCCAATCGCGAGGCCGACGAGCGGATCTTCCGCGAGGTGTGGCGGCCGGGCGGCAACCGAATCCTCGACCAGGCCGTCCCGGTACTGCTGTCGTTGCAGGACAAGGCCTTCGCCCTGCCGGTCAGCGCGGCGGCGAGCGACCTGGTCCGGGCGTGGGAGGGCGGGGTGAACCGGGTGCTGTCCGGGGCGCAGGGGCCCGAGGAGGCGATGGCGCAGGCCCAGCGGGAGGCGGCCGGCGCGCTGCGGAGGGTGGCGGGATGA
- a CDS encoding glycosyltransferase: MRIAMVSEHASPLAALGEVDAGGQNVHVAALSAALARLRHEVVVYTRRYAPDQPERVLSDDGYEVVHVPAGPPRRVPKDDLVPYLGDFARFLADDWAPDPPDVVHGHFWMSGVVSLSAGRTVGIPVVQTFHALGAVKRRHQGAADTSPPERLGVERAIGRDVDRVLATCADEVTELARMGVPRSRVSVVPCGVDQTLFTPAGFRPGTSRRRIVSIGRLVPRKGFGDLIEALRSVPDTDLVIAGGPEASLLRADSEAQRLLAHAERCGVRDRVSLVGRVSREEMPALLRSADVVACVPWYEPFGIVPLEAMACGVPVVATAVGGLTDTVVDGVTGVLVPPRDRRALVAALNSLLRDPGRREAYGTAGTDRVAARYSWDRIARDTVRAYLRAGAGKPVDLAVGGAL, translated from the coding sequence ATGAGGATCGCGATGGTGTCCGAGCACGCCAGTCCCCTGGCGGCGCTCGGCGAGGTGGACGCGGGAGGCCAGAACGTGCACGTGGCCGCGCTGTCGGCGGCGCTGGCCCGGCTGCGCCACGAAGTCGTCGTCTACACCCGCCGGTACGCGCCGGACCAGCCGGAACGGGTGCTCTCGGACGACGGGTACGAGGTCGTGCACGTGCCCGCCGGGCCACCGCGCCGGGTGCCCAAGGACGACCTGGTGCCCTACCTCGGCGATTTCGCCCGCTTCCTGGCCGACGACTGGGCCCCCGACCCACCGGACGTCGTGCACGGGCACTTCTGGATGTCCGGCGTGGTCTCGCTGTCGGCGGGGCGGACGGTCGGGATCCCGGTGGTGCAGACCTTCCACGCGCTGGGCGCGGTCAAGCGCCGGCACCAGGGCGCGGCCGACACCAGCCCGCCGGAGCGGCTCGGCGTGGAGCGGGCGATCGGGCGCGACGTGGACCGGGTGCTGGCCACCTGCGCCGACGAGGTGACCGAACTGGCCCGGATGGGCGTGCCGAGGTCCAGGGTGTCGGTCGTGCCCTGCGGGGTCGACCAGACCCTGTTCACCCCGGCCGGGTTCCGCCCCGGGACATCCCGCCGGCGGATCGTCTCGATCGGCAGGCTGGTGCCCCGCAAGGGGTTCGGTGACCTGATCGAGGCGCTGCGGTCGGTGCCGGACACCGACCTGGTGATCGCCGGTGGTCCCGAGGCGTCGCTGCTGCGCGCCGACTCGGAGGCGCAGCGGCTGCTCGCGCACGCCGAGCGCTGCGGGGTCCGTGACCGCGTGTCCCTGGTCGGGCGGGTGTCGCGGGAGGAGATGCCGGCGCTGCTGCGGTCGGCGGACGTCGTGGCTTGCGTGCCCTGGTACGAGCCATTCGGGATCGTGCCGCTGGAAGCGATGGCGTGCGGGGTGCCCGTGGTGGCCACCGCCGTGGGCGGGCTGACCGACACCGTCGTCGACGGCGTCACCGGCGTGCTCGTGCCCCCGCGCGACCGGCGGGCGCTGGTCGCGGCGTTGAACTCGCTGCTGCGCGACCCGGGCCGCCGGGAGGCGTACGGCACCGCCGGCACCGACCGGGTCGCGGCGCGGTACTCGTGGGACCGGATCGCCCGCGACACCGTCCGCGCCTACCTGCGGGCCGGTGCGGGCAAGCCGGTCGACCTGGCCGTCGGAGGTGCGCTGTGA
- the rfaE2 gene encoding D-glycero-beta-D-manno-heptose 1-phosphate adenylyltransferase yields MKLVVVGDSLLDVDVEGVVERVCPDAPAPVLDVTAERARAGGAALAAAFAHADGLDVTLVSAVADDEDGTRLRGLLAVPAVLGGSTAPTPVKTRLRSAGTSVARVDRGGGPGTPEVTDEMLDAVLAADLVLVSDYGRGLARDERLRSVLGRRPVVWDPHPRGPAPVPDARLVTPNLAEASAFADTSDPYAAAELLRGRWRARAVVVTMGRAGALLHQGDAPVVVPAPAITATDPCGAGDRFAVTAAARLANGSAPDDAVVAAVAAAADFLARGGVSGLHRAESTVDSVRARGGVVVATGGCFDLLHAGHVRTLAAARALGDCLVVCLNSDASVRRLKGPERPVTGQDDRAELLRALDCVDDVLVFDEDTPERVLAELRPDVWVKGGDYSAESLPEAELVRGWGGRTVVVPYHRGRSTTGILTRRA; encoded by the coding sequence GTGAAGCTGGTCGTGGTGGGGGATTCGCTGCTCGACGTCGACGTGGAGGGCGTCGTGGAGCGGGTCTGCCCGGACGCGCCCGCGCCGGTGCTGGACGTGACCGCCGAACGTGCCAGGGCCGGCGGCGCGGCGCTCGCGGCGGCCTTCGCCCACGCCGACGGTCTGGACGTGACGCTGGTCAGCGCCGTCGCCGACGACGAGGACGGCACGCGGTTGCGCGGCCTGCTCGCGGTGCCCGCGGTGCTGGGCGGCTCCACCGCGCCCACCCCGGTCAAGACCAGGCTGCGCAGCGCCGGCACGTCGGTGGCCCGGGTCGACCGGGGCGGTGGCCCCGGCACGCCCGAGGTGACCGACGAGATGCTCGACGCCGTGCTGGCGGCCGACCTGGTGCTGGTCTCGGACTACGGGCGGGGGCTGGCGCGCGACGAGCGGCTGCGGTCGGTGCTGGGCCGGCGGCCCGTGGTGTGGGACCCGCACCCGCGCGGCCCGGCCCCGGTGCCCGACGCCCGGCTGGTCACGCCGAACCTGGCGGAGGCGTCGGCGTTCGCGGACACCTCCGACCCGTACGCCGCCGCCGAGCTGCTGCGAGGACGGTGGCGCGCCCGTGCGGTCGTCGTGACGATGGGGCGTGCCGGCGCGTTGCTGCACCAGGGCGACGCACCCGTCGTGGTGCCCGCCCCGGCGATCACGGCGACCGACCCGTGCGGTGCCGGCGACCGGTTCGCGGTGACCGCCGCCGCGCGCTTGGCGAACGGCTCCGCGCCGGACGACGCCGTGGTGGCGGCGGTTGCCGCGGCGGCCGACTTCCTGGCGCGCGGCGGCGTGTCCGGGCTCCACCGGGCCGAGTCCACAGTGGACTCGGTGCGGGCGCGCGGCGGTGTCGTGGTGGCGACGGGAGGGTGTTTCGACCTGCTGCACGCGGGCCACGTCCGCACTCTCGCGGCGGCGCGGGCGTTGGGCGACTGCCTGGTGGTGTGCCTGAACTCCGACGCCTCGGTGCGCCGGCTCAAGGGGCCGGAGCGCCCGGTGACCGGCCAGGACGACCGCGCGGAGCTGTTGCGCGCCTTGGACTGCGTGGACGACGTGCTGGTGTTCGACGAGGACACCCCGGAACGGGTGCTGGCCGAACTGCGACCGGACGTGTGGGTCAAGGGCGGGGACTACTCCGCCGAGTCCCTGCCGGAGGCGGAGCTGGTGCGCGGCTGGGGAGGCCGGACCGTGGTGGTGCCCTACCACCGGGGCCGGTCGACGACCGGGATCTTGACGAGGAGGGCCTGA
- a CDS encoding carbohydrate ABC transporter permease → MRRLPVLAALLVVTAAFGYPFWWLVSASLKDRAHVFDNALLPVVFSPGNYVEVWHAVPLLTWIGNSVAVGLAAALAVTLSSAAVAFGFAMFRFPGRSALFGVVLATMMLPAAVTLVPVYLEWHALGLATTQIPLWAQNLFGSAFSVFLLRQFFLGLPREVFDAARVDGAGPWLLFTRMALPLTWPGLVVVFVFELKAAWTDLIKPLVYLRDPALYTLPRGLKAVLDRFGEGGEAQWELVMAASTVATVPLVLLFLVAQRHFVRGAVVG, encoded by the coding sequence ATGAGACGTCTCCCGGTGCTCGCCGCGCTGCTGGTGGTCACGGCCGCGTTCGGCTACCCGTTCTGGTGGCTGGTCAGCGCGTCGCTCAAGGACCGGGCACACGTGTTCGACAACGCGCTGCTGCCCGTGGTCTTCTCCCCCGGCAACTACGTCGAGGTGTGGCACGCGGTGCCGCTGCTGACGTGGATCGGCAACAGCGTGGCGGTCGGCCTGGCCGCGGCGCTGGCGGTCACGCTGTCCAGCGCGGCGGTGGCGTTCGGGTTCGCGATGTTCCGCTTCCCCGGCCGGTCCGCGCTGTTCGGGGTGGTGCTCGCGACCATGATGCTGCCGGCGGCGGTCACGCTCGTGCCGGTCTACCTGGAGTGGCACGCGCTCGGGCTGGCCACCACGCAGATCCCGCTGTGGGCGCAGAACCTGTTCGGGTCGGCGTTCTCGGTGTTCCTGCTGCGCCAGTTCTTCCTGGGCCTGCCGCGCGAGGTGTTCGACGCCGCCCGGGTGGACGGCGCGGGGCCGTGGCTGCTGTTCACCCGGATGGCGCTGCCGCTGACCTGGCCCGGTCTGGTGGTGGTGTTCGTGTTCGAGCTGAAGGCGGCGTGGACGGACCTGATCAAGCCGCTGGTGTACCTGCGCGACCCGGCGCTCTACACGTTGCCGCGAGGGTTGAAGGCGGTGCTGGACCGGTTCGGCGAGGGTGGCGAGGCGCAGTGGGAGCTGGTGATGGCGGCGAGCACGGTCGCCACCGTGCCCCTGGTCCTGCTGTTCCTCGTGGCGCAGCGCCACTTCGTGCGGGGAGCGGTCGTGGGCTGA
- a CDS encoding glycosyltransferase, with product MKVLLWHVHGSWTHAFVQGAHDYLIVGPPDGKGLLGRQWPRAREVDLADVRADVAVVQEADQLDRVPGGVPVVYLEHNTPARPNLPHPVADRVDLIVHVTHFNRLMWDCGTTRTVVVEHGVVDPGPLYTGELARAAVVVNEPVRRGRVVGTDLLPRFADAAPLDVFGMGTERLPWGLGDHDLPVLHRELARRRVYVHPMRWTSLGLSLIEAMHLGMPVVALGCTEVPRAVPPDAGVVSTDVDELVRGVAELVADPALARERGARAREFALAHYGIDAFLGDWDGILTEVSG from the coding sequence GTGAAAGTGTTGCTGTGGCACGTGCACGGGTCGTGGACGCACGCGTTCGTCCAAGGCGCGCACGACTACCTGATCGTCGGGCCGCCGGACGGCAAGGGCCTGCTCGGTCGCCAGTGGCCCCGCGCCCGGGAGGTCGACCTGGCCGACGTGCGGGCGGACGTTGCCGTCGTGCAGGAGGCCGACCAGCTCGACCGGGTGCCGGGCGGCGTGCCGGTCGTCTACCTGGAGCACAACACGCCGGCGCGGCCGAACCTGCCGCACCCGGTCGCGGACCGGGTGGACCTGATCGTCCACGTCACCCACTTCAACCGCCTGATGTGGGACTGCGGCACCACCAGGACCGTGGTCGTCGAGCACGGCGTGGTCGACCCCGGCCCGCTCTACACCGGCGAGCTCGCGCGGGCCGCGGTCGTGGTGAACGAGCCGGTCCGCCGGGGACGGGTGGTCGGCACCGACCTGCTGCCGAGGTTCGCCGACGCCGCCCCGCTGGACGTGTTCGGGATGGGCACCGAGCGGCTGCCGTGGGGCCTGGGCGACCACGACCTCCCGGTGCTGCACCGGGAACTGGCCCGGCGGCGGGTCTACGTCCACCCGATGCGGTGGACGTCGCTGGGGCTGTCGCTGATCGAGGCCATGCACCTGGGGATGCCGGTCGTGGCGCTGGGTTGCACGGAGGTGCCGCGCGCGGTGCCGCCGGACGCGGGCGTGGTCTCGACCGACGTGGACGAGCTGGTGCGCGGCGTCGCCGAACTGGTGGCGGATCCGGCGCTGGCCCGCGAAAGGGGCGCGCGGGCGAGGGAGTTCGCCCTGGCCCACTACGGGATCGACGCGTTCCTGGGCGACTGGGACGGGATCTTGACGGAGGTGAGCGGATGA
- a CDS encoding glycosyltransferase family 9 protein, giving the protein MRTLVARLDNDGDVLLAGPAVRAAAASGEVVVLCGPNGRRAAALLPGVDRVVHWHCPWIAHPAGEFSPADVEALLPVLAELRVDVALVLTSFHQSPLPLALLLKLAGVPKVVARSVDYAGSLLDVRLRDDPDVPEADRALSVARAAGFELPPGDDGRLRVDAPEPPFPGPYLVVHPGASVPARTWSPDRCAQAVRALTEAGHRVLVTGGPGETALTARVAGAHGVDLGGRTTFAELAGVLRGADAVVVGNTGPAHLAVAVGTPVVSLFAPVVPAARWAPHGRHVLLGDQSAPCRDTRARECPVPGHPCLDDVTPAEVVAVVTELTGVRA; this is encoded by the coding sequence ATGAGGACCCTGGTCGCCCGGCTGGACAACGACGGTGACGTGTTGCTGGCGGGACCGGCGGTTCGCGCCGCGGCGGCGTCCGGTGAGGTCGTGGTCCTTTGTGGACCGAACGGCCGGCGCGCCGCCGCGCTGCTGCCCGGCGTCGACCGGGTCGTCCACTGGCACTGCCCGTGGATCGCCCACCCCGCCGGGGAGTTCTCGCCGGCCGACGTCGAAGCGCTGCTGCCGGTGTTGGCGGAGCTGCGCGTCGACGTGGCGCTGGTGCTGACCTCGTTTCACCAGAGCCCGTTGCCGCTCGCGCTGCTGCTCAAGCTGGCGGGCGTGCCGAAGGTCGTGGCGCGGTCGGTCGACTACGCCGGTTCCCTGCTGGACGTGCGGCTGCGGGACGACCCCGACGTGCCGGAGGCCGACCGGGCGCTGTCCGTGGCGCGGGCCGCCGGGTTCGAGCTTCCGCCCGGCGACGACGGCCGGCTGCGGGTGGACGCACCGGAACCACCCTTTCCTGGGCCTTACCTGGTGGTGCACCCCGGAGCGTCCGTACCCGCGCGCACGTGGTCGCCGGACCGGTGCGCCCAGGCCGTGCGGGCGTTGACCGAGGCCGGTCACCGCGTGCTGGTGACCGGCGGACCGGGCGAGACGGCGTTGACCGCGCGGGTCGCCGGAGCGCACGGGGTGGACCTGGGCGGGCGCACGACGTTCGCCGAACTCGCCGGCGTACTGCGGGGTGCGGACGCCGTGGTGGTCGGCAACACCGGGCCGGCGCACCTGGCCGTCGCCGTGGGCACGCCCGTGGTGTCGCTGTTCGCGCCGGTCGTGCCGGCCGCCAGGTGGGCGCCCCACGGGCGGCACGTGCTGCTCGGCGACCAGAGCGCGCCGTGCCGCGACACCAGGGCGCGGGAGTGCCCGGTGCCGGGCCACCCGTGCTTGGACGACGTGACCCCGGCCGAGGTCGTGGCCGTCGTGACCGAGTTGACAGGAGTGCGGGCGTGA
- a CDS encoding D-sedoheptulose-7-phosphate isomerase: MEKHLDGLGESLAGLRAQAPRITRWGATLAHRLTGGARLLAAGNGGSAAEAQHLTAELVGRYRDDRAAFSAIALCAESSSVTAIGNDYGYQEVFARQVSAHARPGDVLVLLSTSGRSPNLLRAAEAGREAGALVWASTGPAPNPLADLADDVLALPGAACHVQEAQLVAVHALCEAFEAALPTVRRRVS, encoded by the coding sequence GTGGAGAAGCACTTGGACGGGCTGGGGGAGTCGCTGGCCGGCCTGCGGGCGCAGGCCCCGCGCATCACCCGCTGGGGCGCGACCCTGGCCCACCGGCTGACCGGCGGCGCGCGACTGCTGGCGGCCGGCAACGGCGGCTCGGCGGCCGAGGCGCAGCACCTGACCGCCGAGCTGGTCGGCCGCTACCGGGACGACCGGGCCGCGTTCTCGGCGATAGCGCTGTGCGCCGAGTCCTCCAGCGTGACCGCCATCGGCAACGACTACGGCTACCAGGAGGTCTTCGCCCGGCAGGTGAGCGCGCACGCCCGCCCCGGCGACGTGCTGGTGCTGCTGTCCACCAGCGGCCGCAGCCCGAACCTGCTGCGCGCCGCCGAGGCCGGGCGGGAGGCGGGCGCGCTGGTCTGGGCGTCGACCGGACCGGCGCCCAACCCGCTCGCGGACCTGGCCGACGACGTGCTGGCGCTGCCCGGTGCCGCGTGCCACGTCCAGGAGGCGCAACTGGTCGCCGTGCACGCGCTGTGCGAGGCGTTCGAGGCGGCGCTGCCGACCGTGCGGCGGAGGGTGTCGTGA
- a CDS encoding glucose 1-dehydrogenase produces the protein MPDQHNPAVHEEHPSPEAQPAQQQEYPGTGSEMEPRPDHGERTYRGTGKLTGRRAVITGGDSGIGRAVAIAFAREGADVVLSYLEEEQEDAERTAEWVREAGRRAVLVPGDITDERHCAHVVRQAVGELGGIDVLVNNAAYQMSQDEGLLGITTAQFDRVLKTNLYAMFWLCKESVPHLGKGSAIVNTASIQASQPSPPLLDYATTKAGIVTFTQGLAQDLAERGIRVNAVAPGPVWTPLIPATMPAEALDSFGGQTPLGRAAQPAELAPAYVFLASGESSYVSGAVLAVTGGTPMR, from the coding sequence ATGCCCGACCAGCACAACCCCGCCGTGCACGAGGAGCATCCGAGCCCCGAGGCGCAGCCGGCGCAGCAGCAGGAGTACCCCGGCACCGGGAGCGAGATGGAACCGCGCCCGGACCACGGCGAGCGGACCTATCGCGGCACCGGCAAGTTGACCGGTCGGCGTGCGGTGATCACCGGCGGCGATTCCGGCATCGGTCGCGCGGTCGCGATCGCGTTCGCCCGGGAAGGCGCGGACGTCGTGCTCTCCTACCTGGAGGAGGAGCAGGAGGACGCCGAGCGCACGGCGGAGTGGGTGCGGGAGGCGGGTCGGCGCGCGGTGCTGGTCCCCGGCGACATCACCGACGAACGGCACTGCGCGCACGTCGTGCGGCAGGCGGTGGGCGAACTGGGCGGCATCGACGTCCTGGTGAACAACGCCGCCTACCAGATGTCCCAGGACGAGGGCCTGCTCGGCATCACCACCGCGCAGTTCGACCGGGTGCTCAAGACGAACCTCTACGCGATGTTCTGGCTGTGCAAGGAATCCGTGCCGCACCTGGGGAAGGGATCGGCGATCGTCAACACGGCCTCGATCCAGGCCTCGCAGCCCTCGCCCCCACTGCTCGACTACGCCACCACCAAGGCCGGCATCGTCACCTTCACCCAGGGGTTGGCGCAGGACCTCGCGGAGCGCGGGATCCGGGTGAACGCCGTCGCGCCCGGACCGGTCTGGACGCCGCTCATCCCGGCCACCATGCCCGCCGAGGCGCTTGACTCGTTCGGCGGGCAGACCCCGCTGGGCCGGGCCGCGCAACCCGCCGAACTGGCTCCCGCCTACGTGTTCCTGGCGTCGGGCGAGTCGAGCTACGTCTCCGGCGCGGTGCTGGCCGTGACCGGTGGCACCCCAATGCGTTGA
- a CDS encoding carbohydrate ABC transporter permease, with translation MRSVAGREAKAGYLFLLPWVIGFLAFTAGPMLFSLWLSFTRYDMLTPPVPIGADNYRDLVEDDRTATALGNTLFFTALHVPLQVVLALALATLLRHAGRAAGFFRTVLYLPVMTPPVALAALFLLLLNGQRGAINAFLGWFGFTGPNWTTDPSWVKPGLVLMSLWTVGSTAVLYLAALTRVPTERYEAARLDGASPWRQFWHVTLPGISGTVYFTAVVNTIASLQVFTEAYTMYFGARATRSSQDDAALFYVVHLFQEAFGSLRMGYASALAWVLFAVIALVTAVQVRLSRRYVHYEGS, from the coding sequence ATGAGGTCGGTGGCGGGCCGCGAGGCGAAAGCCGGGTACCTGTTCCTGCTGCCGTGGGTGATCGGGTTCCTGGCGTTCACCGCCGGGCCGATGCTGTTCAGCCTGTGGTTGTCGTTCACCCGCTACGACATGCTCACCCCACCGGTGCCGATCGGTGCCGACAACTACCGTGATCTGGTCGAGGACGACCGCACGGCCACCGCGTTGGGCAACACGCTGTTCTTCACCGCGTTGCACGTGCCCTTGCAGGTCGTGCTCGCCTTGGCGCTGGCGACGCTCCTGCGCCACGCGGGACGGGCCGCCGGGTTCTTCCGCACCGTCCTGTACCTGCCGGTGATGACGCCGCCCGTGGCGTTGGCGGCGCTGTTCCTGTTGCTGCTCAACGGTCAGCGCGGCGCGATCAACGCGTTCCTCGGCTGGTTCGGCTTCACCGGGCCGAACTGGACCACCGACCCGTCGTGGGTCAAACCCGGGCTCGTGCTGATGAGCCTGTGGACGGTCGGCAGCACCGCCGTGCTCTACCTGGCGGCGCTGACCCGCGTCCCCACCGAGCGCTACGAGGCCGCGCGGCTGGACGGGGCGAGCCCGTGGCGGCAGTTCTGGCACGTGACGCTGCCCGGGATCAGCGGCACCGTCTACTTCACCGCTGTGGTGAACACGATCGCGTCGCTCCAGGTGTTCACCGAGGCGTACACGATGTACTTCGGTGCGCGGGCGACCCGGTCCAGCCAGGACGACGCGGCGCTGTTCTACGTCGTGCACCTGTTCCAGGAGGCGTTCGGGTCGCTGCGCATGGGGTACGCGTCGGCGCTGGCGTGGGTGCTGTTCGCGGTGATCGCGCTGGTGACGGCGGTGCAGGTCCGGTTGTCCCGCCGCTACGTCCACTACGAGGGATCATGA
- a CDS encoding D-glycero-alpha-D-manno-heptose-1,7-bisphosphate 7-phosphatase has protein sequence MTFDAVLFDRDGTLIRDVPYNGDPRLVEPLPGARELLDRLRTTGVRTGVVSNQSGIGRGLLSRTQVDAVNARVEALLGRFGTWQVCPHHPEDGCPCRKPEPGLVLAACAALGVAPERTAVVGDIEADVRAALAAGAHPIMVPTPVTRPEEVDRAPTVAADLHEVLALVTDNGVRTGGAKP, from the coding sequence GTGACCTTCGACGCGGTGCTGTTCGACCGGGACGGAACGCTCATCCGAGACGTTCCGTACAACGGCGACCCCCGGCTGGTGGAACCCCTGCCGGGGGCTCGCGAACTGCTGGACCGGCTGCGCACCACCGGGGTGCGCACGGGCGTGGTGAGCAACCAGTCGGGCATCGGCCGCGGGCTGCTCAGCCGCACCCAGGTCGACGCCGTCAACGCCCGGGTGGAAGCGCTGCTGGGCCGGTTCGGCACCTGGCAGGTGTGCCCGCACCACCCGGAGGACGGCTGCCCGTGCCGCAAGCCCGAGCCCGGCCTGGTGCTGGCCGCGTGCGCGGCCCTGGGCGTGGCCCCCGAGCGAACCGCCGTGGTCGGCGACATCGAGGCAGACGTCCGCGCCGCCCTGGCCGCCGGCGCGCACCCGATCATGGTCCCGACGCCGGTGACCCGGCCGGAGGAGGTCGACCGCGCACCCACCGTGGCGGCCGACCTGCACGAGGTGCTGGCGCTGGTGACCGACAACGGCGTGCGGACAGGGGGCGCGAAGCCCTGA